The sequence ACGTGCATGCCGACCTCTTCGATGCCTTCGTCGAACAGGCCGTGGCGCTGGTGGGCCAGTACCGACTGGGACGTTCCGATGATCCGGAGACCACCCTCGGCCCGCTGGTGCGCAGTGAAGCGGCCGAGTTCGTCCGGGGCCAGGTCCGCGAGGCGCTGGGGCAGGGCGCCAGGGCCCACCTGGATGCCGCCGCCTTCCCCCTGGACCTGCCCGGCAGCGCCTACCTGGCACCCCAGGTGCTGACCGGGGTGCACCACGGCATGCGGGTCATGAGCGAGGAATCCTTCGGCCCGGTGGTGGGTATCCAGAAAGTCCATGACGATGAGGAGGCGTTGGCGCTGATGAACGACAGCCCCTACGGCCTGACCGCCGCCATCTTCAGCCAGGACGAGGCCAGTGCCCTGGCGTTGGCCGACCGGGTGGAGGCCGGCACCGTGTTCCTCAACCGCTGCGACTACCTGGACCCGGCCCTGGCCTGGACGGGGGTGAAACACTCCGGGCGCGGCTGCACCTTGTCGCGGGTGGGGTTCGAACACCTGACGCGGCCCAAGTCGTTCCATTTCAAGACCAGCCTGTGAGGCGAGCCATGGACCTGAGCCATTACCGCATGAACTGGAATTACCCGACCTCGGTGCGGGTCGGTGTCGGCCGCATCGCCGAACTCCCCAAGGCTTGCCGGGAGTTGGGCATGCAGGCGCCGCTGCTGGTCACCGACCCGGGCCTGGCGACGCTGCCTATGATCGCCGAGGCGCAGCGCCAGTGCACGGATGCCGGGCTGAAGGCCGGGCTGTTCCATGGGATCAAGGGCAACCCCACCGGCCCCAACGTCGCCGACGGCGTGGCCGCCTTCAAGGCCGGCGGCCACGACGGGGTGATCGCCTTCGGCGGCGGCTCGGCTCTGGACGCCGGCAAGGCCGTCGCCCTGATGGTGGGGCAGGATCGTCCGCTGTGGGATTTCGAGGACATCGGCGACAACGCATCCAGGGTCAATGTCGCCGGCATGGCACCGGTGGTCGCGGTGCCGACCACCGCCGGCACCGGCTCGGAGGTCGGCCGCGCGGCGGTGATCACCGACGACCAGGCGCAGATCAAGCGCATCATCTTCCATGCCCGCATGCTGCCGGCCATCGTCATCCTCGACCCCGAACTGACCCTCGGCCTGCCGCCGAAGATCACCGCCGCCACCGGCATGGACGCGCTGTCCCACAGCCTGGAGGCCTACTGCTCGCCGCTTTACCACCCGATGGCCGAAGGCATCGCCCTGGAGGGCATGCGCCTGGTCAAGGACTACCTGCCCCGGGCCACCGCACGGGGCAGTGATGTGGAGGCACGGCTGCAGATGCTGGTGGCCTCCAGCATGGGCGCCACGGCCTTCCAGCGCGGTCTCGGCGCCATGCATGCCCTGGCCCATCCCCTGGGCGCGCTGTACGACGCCCACCACGGCATGCTCAACGCCGTGCTGATGCCCTATGTGCTGCAGGCCAACCGGGCACATATAGAAGGGCCGATGGTGCGCCTGGCGCGCTACCTCGGGCTGCCCAAGGCGGGTTTCGCCGGGGTGCTGGACTGGGTGGTTAACCTGCGCAGCGAGCTGGACATCCCCCACAGCCTGGCGGAAATCGGCATAGACGACGGGCGCATCGAGCAGATCGGGCGCATGGCCGAGGTCGACCCTTCGGCCGGCACCAACCCGGTCAGCCATGACGCCGCTACCTACAGCCGCATCTTCGAGAAGGCCCTGCACGGTCGCCTCTGAATTAATCTGATCAATGCAGCGGTGAGGTCCACCTGATCCGTGCCCTCGCGGGCCGTTCCCCTACCCACGAACCAGACCCTTGCCGGTGCACACCGGCCAGGGCCGTTGCTGGCTGTGGGTTCAACCTCGATGGGAGAACGGACATGACCGACTCATTCAGGGCGGTTGGCGGCTGCCGCTGCGACGACAACCCGGTGCGCTACGAATACAACGCCCGGCCGGCGGAAGTGCATGACTGCCTGTGCACCGACTGTACCGATATCTGCGGTGGTGCCATGGCGATAATCGCCGTGGTGGATCGCAAGGCCTTCAGCATCACCGCCAACGCCGACAAACTGAAGTGCTACCACTCCAAATCCACCTGCCACCGCTACTTCTGCTCGGAGTGCGGTTGCCACCTGTATCTGCACGTGGACGGCTTCCCCGATTTCCAGCTGGTCCATGTGCCCCCCCTGGATCGCGATTCCGAGGTCGGCGGCAAACCGGATCGCTATGTCTTCGTGCGCTCCAAGCACCCCCTGCTGACGTTGCCGGACGATGGCCTGCCACGCCACCAGGGCTGGGCCAACAGCGGCGAGGCGGTGGCCGCTTGACGCGCACGTTCCGTAGGTTGGCGTAGAGCGAAGCGAAACCCAACGATGTACGAACGTGCGGGTTCAGTCGGCGCTGGCCAGCACCTCGCGCAATGCCTCGAAGGCGGCCGTGGCGTAGCCCTGGCGCCATACCAGCAGGGTCTCCACTCGCATCAGCGGCACCTGGCGCAGGCGCGGCGGTTCGCGCAGCAGGTCCAGCACCGAGCGCGGCAGGATGCCGACGCAGGAGCCCGCCGCCACGCAGGCGAGGATGGCGTGGTAGGACCCCACCTGTTGCACCTTCGCTGGCGGGCGACCTTCGACGGACAGCCAGTCCTCGGCGATCTGCCGGTAGGTGCAGCCTTCGGCGAAACCCGCCAGGCCGCGTACCTGTACATCCGCCGGGTCCGCCACCGGCGGATGGTCGGCGGGAAGCACCAGCAGCAGTTCCTCCTCGAACACCGGCCGGGCCTCCAGGTCCAGCTGGGCGATTTCCTCCCGGCCCCTGGGCCAGGCCACCAGCGCGCAGTCCAGGCGCCGCGCCAGCACGCCGTCCAGCAGCGCCTGGCTGGTGCCGGTGCTGACCTCCAGTTCCACCTCCGGGCAGCGGCCATGGAATCGCACCAGCGGGGCGGGCAGGCGGCTGGCGGCGGTGCTCTCCATGCTCCCCAGGCGCAGGCGGCCGCCCGGCCGTTGCGGGTGCATGGACTGACGCGCTTCATCGGCCAGGGCCAGCAGGCGCTCGCTGTAGTCGAGGAAGGTCTGGCCGCGATCGGTGAGGGTCATGCGCTTGCCGTCGCGGAGGAAGAGCGGGGCGCCCAGCTCCTCCTCCAATTGGCGAATCCGCGTGGTGACGTTCGACTGTGCCCGCTGCAAACGCTGGGCGGCGCGGGTCACGCTGTGCTCCAGGGCCACGGCGCGGAAAATCTCCAGGCTGGATAGATCCATGGATTTAAATCTCTTATAGAGAATTAGATATTAAAATTATTCTCTATCTGAGATAGATTGGCCAGGTTTTCGTCGCACTCGGAGTCCCGTCACCATGTCTCTCACGCAACTGCTCGGCATCCGGCATCCCATCATCCAGGCCCCCATGGTGGGCGTTTCCACCCCGGCCCTGGCGGCCGCCGTCTCCAATGCCGGCGCCCTGGGCTCCATCGGTATCGGTGCCAGCACCCCGGAACAGGCCCGCGCCATGCTCGCGCAAACCCGCGCGCTCACCAGCGGTCCGTTCAACGTCAACCTGTTCTGCCATCGTCCGGCCGCGGCCGATGCCCAGCGCGAGGCCGCCTGGCTGGAACACCTGCGGCCGCTGTTCGCCGAGTTCGATGCCGAACCGCCGGCTGCGATCCGCGAGATCTACAAAAGCTTCCTCGACGACCCGGACATGCTGCAGATGCTGCTCGACGAGCGCCCGGCCGTCGTCAGCTTTCACTTCGGCCTGCCGCCACAAGGCTGGATCGACGCGCTCAAGGCCGCCGGCATCCGCCTGCTGGCCAGCGCCACCAATCTCGATGAGGCCCGCCTGGTAGAGGCAGCCGGAGTGGACGCCATAGTCGCCCAGGGCATCGAGGCCGGTGGCCACCGTGGAGTGTTCGAGCCGGAGCAGGGCGACGCGGCCATCGGCACCCTGGCCCTGGTTCGCCTGATTGCCAGCCAATGTCGCCTGCCGGTGATCGCCGCCGGTGGCATCATGGATGGCCAGGGCATAGCGGCGGCGCTGGCCCTGGGTGCCGCAGGCGCGCAGCTGGGTACCGCCTTCGTGCCATGTCCGGAATCGGCGGCCAACGCTGCCTACCTTGCGGCGCTGAAGGGGCCGCGCGCCCATGCCACGCGTATCACTGCTGCCATTTCCGGGCGTCCCGCGCGGGGCATGGTCAACCGCCTCTGGACCGACCTCGACAGCTCCCAGGCGCCGACGCTGCCGGACTATCCCACCACCTACGATGCCGCCAAGGCATTGCACGCGGCTGCCAGCGCCAAGGGCTGCAACGATTTCGCCGTGCAGTGGGCCGGCCAGGGCGCGCCGCTGGCGCGGGAGCTGCCGGCGGCGGAATTGGTGCAGGTGCTGGTGACGGAACTGAATACGGCGATGGGGTAGCCCTGGATATCGCCGCTCTCGGGCAGGCAGGCGAGGGCGGGAGATGAGGGCGTGGAGGGAAAGGTAGCAGGGCACACATCTGTTCGATAAACGCACCAATAGTCGATTATCGGATTGTTCGGGGGAGCGTCGGGGAGTACTTTTTCACCACCCGGCGCTCAATACGCCCTGGATAACAACACGAGATCGACCATGGCTGAAATCCTTTCCCTCCGCGAAGCCGTCGAACGTTTCATCAACGATGGCGACACCGTAGCCCTTGAGGGCTTCACCCACCTGATTCCCACTGCCGCGTCCCACGAGATCATCCGCCAGGGCAAGAAGAACCTGCACCTGGCGCGCATGACTCCCGACCTGGTCTATGACCTGCTGATCGGCGCCGGCTGCGCTCGCAAGCTGACCTTCTCCTGGGGTGGCAACCCCGGCGTGGGCTCGTTGCATCGCCTGCGTGACGCCGTGGAGAAACAGTGGCCCAACGCCCTGGAGATCGACGAGCACAGCCACGCCGACCTGGCCAACTCCTATGTGGCCGGTGCCTCGGGCCTGCCGTTCGCCGTGCTGCGTGCCTATGTCGGTTCCGACCTGCCCAAGGTCAACCCGAACATCAAGTTCATCAACTGCCCCTTCACCGGCGAGACGCTGGCTGCCGTTCCCTCGGTTCGCCCGGACGTCACCGTGATCCACGCGCAGAAGGCCGACCGCAAGGGCAACGTCCTGCTGTGGGGCATCCTCGGCGTGCAGAAGGAAGCGGCCCTGGCGGCCAAGCGTTGCATCGTCACCGTCGAAGAGATCGTCGACGACCTGAACGCACCGATGAACGCCTGCGTCCTGCCCACCTGGGCACTGACCGCCGTGTGCCATGTGCCGGGTGGCGCCCATCCGTCCTACGCCCATGGTTACTACGAGCGCGACAACCGCTTCTACCAGGCCTGGGACCCGATCGCCCGCAACCGCGAAACCTTCACCGCCTGGATCGATGAATACATCCGTGGCACCAAGGATTTCAGCGAGTTCCAGCAGAAGATCGCCCAAGCCAAGACTGCGGAGGCCAAGTGATGAGCGCCTACACCACTAATGAAATGATGACCGTGGCGGCTGCCCGTCGCCTGAAGAACGGTGCCGTCTGCTTCGTCGGCATCGGCCTGCCGTCCAAGGCCGCCAACCTGGCGCGCCTGACCTCGTCCCCGGACGTGGTACTGATCTACGAATCCGGCCCCATCGGCGCCAAGCCGACCGTGCTGCCGCTGTCCATCGGTGACGGCGAGCTGGCCGAAACCGCCGACACCGTAGTGCCCACTGGCGAGATCTTCCGCTACTGGCTGCAGGGCGGCCGTATCGACGTCGGCTTCCTCGGTGCCGCCCAGGTGGACCGCTTCGGCAACATCAACACCACCGTGATCGGCGACTACAACAGCCCGAAAGTGCGCCTGCCGGGTGCCGGCGGCGCTCCGGAAATCGCCGGTTCCGCCAAGGAAGTGCTGATCATCCTCAAGCAGTCCCACCGCACCTTCGTCGACAAGCTGGCCTTCATCACCTCCGTGGGCCACGGCGAGGGCGGCGACCACCGCAAGCAGCTGGGCCTGCCGGGCAAAGGTCCGGTGGCGCTGATCACCGACCTCTGCATCATGGAACCGGAAGCCGGCACCAGCGAATTCATCGTCACCTCGCTGCACCCGGGCGTAACCCGTGAGCAGGTGATCGAGAACACCGGCTGGGCCATCCGTTTTGCGCCGGACGTGGCCGAGACCCTGGCTCCCAACGAGACCGAACTGACCGCGCTGCGCGCCCTGGAAGCCCGCACCGCGGCCGCCCACGGCCAGCTGGGGGGTGAGGAATGAGCCGCGACGTCTACATCTGCGACGCCATCCGTACGCCCATCGGCCGCTTCGGCGGCTCCCTGGCTCCGGTGCGCGCCGACGACCTGGCCGCCGTACCGATCAAGGCCCTGGTCGAGCGCAACCCCCAGGTCAAATGGGACGAGCTGGATGAGGTGTTCCTCGGCTGCGCCAACCAGGCCGGCGAAGACAACCGCAACGTGGCGCGCATGGCGCTGCTGCTGGCCGGCCTGCCGGACAGCATTCCCGGCGTCACGCTGAACCGTCTTTGCGCTTCGGGCATGGACGCGGTGGGCACCGCCTTCCGCGCCATCGCCGCAGGCGAGATGGAGCTGGCCATCGCCGGTGGCGTGGAATCCATGTCCCGCGCCCCCTACGTGATGGGCAAGGCCGACAGCGCCTTTGGCCGCACCCAGAAGATCGAAGACACCACCATCGGCTGGCGTTTCATCAACCCGCTGATGAAGGCCCAGTACGGCGTCGACGCCATGCCGCAGACCGCGGACAACGTCGCTGACGACTACCAGGTTTCCCGCGCCGACCAGGACCTGTTCTCCGTGCGCAGCCAGCAGCGTGCCGGCCGTGCCCAGGCCGCAGGCTTCTTCGCCGAGGAAATCGTCCCGGTGGTGATCAAGGGCAAGAAGGGCGAGACCGTGGTCGACCAGGACGAGCACCTGCGTCCCGACACCACCCTCGAAGCCCTGGCCAAGCTGAAGCCGGTCAACGGTGAAGGCAAGACCGTCACCGCGGGCAACGCGTCGGGCGTCAACGACGGCGCCGTGGCGCTGATCCTGGCTTCCGCCGAGGCTGTCAAGAAGCACGGCCTGACCCCGCGCGCGAAAGTGCTCGGCATGGCCAGCGCCGGCGTCGCCCCGCGCGTCATGGGCATCGGCCCGGTGCCGGCGGTGCGCAAACTGATGGAACGCCTGAACCTGGCCATCGGTGACTTCGACGTGATCGAACTCAACGAAGCCTTCGCCGCCCAGGGCCTGGCCGTGATGCGTGAACTCGGCATCGCCGACGACAGCGACAAGGTCAACCCCAACGGTGGCGCCATCGCCCTCGGCCACCCCCTGGGTGCCAGCGGCGCGCGGCTGATCCAGACCGCCCTGCACCAGCTGGAGAAATCCGGCGGCAAGATCGGCCTGGCCACCATGTGCGTAGGGGTGGGCCAAGGCCTCGCCCTGGCCATAGAACGAGTCTGACCCACGTAGGATGGGTAGAGCCTGCGAAACCCATCAATTGCAACCCGCATGGGTTTCGCTCCGCTCTACCCATCCTACAGGTCGCCTGCGACTGTAAAGCTGGCCCGCAAGGGCCGGCTGCTATAAAACGAAACACCATCCCGAATTTCGGAGCACTGGCTTGAACAGCCCGAGCAACCAACTCTTCGATTCCTACTTCACGGCGCCGGCCATGCGCGCGGTCTTCTGCGACCGGGGCAGGGTGCAGGGCATGCTCGACTTCGAGGCCGCCCTGGCGCGTGCCGAAGCGAACGTGGGCCTGGTACCGAGGGACGCCGTGGCGTCCATCGTGGCGGCCTGCAACGCCGAACTCTACGATTACGCCGCCCTGGCCCAGGCCATCACCAGCGCCGGCAACTCGGCCATCCCGCTGGTGAAGGCCCTGGGCAAGCGGGTCGCGGCCCAGAGCAGCGAAGCCGAGCGCTACGTGCACCTGGGCGCCACCAGCCAGGACGCCATGGACAGCGGCCTGGTGCTGCAACTGCGCGCCGCCGTCGAACTGCTGGAGCGTGACCTCGCCGCCCTGGGCCAGGCCCTGGCGGTGCAGGCCGAGCGCTACGCCGACACGCCGCTGGCCGGTCGCACCTGGCTGCAGCAGGCCACCCCCGTCACCCTCGGCATGAAGCTCGCCGGCGTGCTGGGTGCCGTCACCCGCCATCGCCAGCGCCTGGCCGAACTCAAGCCACGGTTGTTCTGCCTGCAGTTCGGCGGTGCCTCCGGCAGCCTGGCCGCCCTTGGCGAGCAGGCCTGGCCGGTGGTCGAGGCCCTGGCCGGCGAGCTGCAACTGAACCTGCCCGACCAGCCCTGGCACACCCAGCGCGACCGCCTGGTGGAGTTCGCCAGCCTGCTGGGCCTGATCGCCGGCAGCCTCGGCAAACTGGGTCGCGACCTGAGCCTGCTGATGCAAACCGAAGCCGGCGAAGTCTTCGAGCCCTCGGCGCCGGGCAAGGGTGGCTCGTCCACCATGCCGCACAAGCGCAACCCGGTGAGCGCCGCCGTACTGATCGGCGCCGCCACCCGTGCGCCGGGCCTGGTGTCCACCATGTTCGCCGCCATGCCCCAGGAGCACGAGCGCAGCCTCGGCCTGTGGCACGCCGAATGGGAAACCCTGCCGGAGCTCTGCTGCCTGGTGTCCGGTGCCTTGCAGCAGGCATTGCTGGTCGTGCCCGGCCTGGAAGTGGATGCCGCGCGCATGCGCGAGAACCTCGACCTGACCCAGGGCCTGGTGCTGGCCGAAGCCGTGAGCATCGCGCTCGCCCAGCGCATCGGTCGCGACGCCGCCCATCACCTGGTGGAGCAGTGCTGCCGTCAGGCGGTGAAGGAGGGCGCCCACCTGCGCGCCGTGCTCGGCGCCAACCTTGAGGTCACCGCACAACTTTCCGCCGCCGAGCTGGACCGCCTGCTCGACCCGGCCCATTACCTTGGCCAGGCCCGCCGCTGGGTGGACCGCGCACTGGCCGAACACCAACAGATTTCGCGTTAGGAGCCTTGCATGCCTGCTGTAACCCTCGCCGATGGCAACCTGAACTACCAACTGGAAGGCCCCGCCGGCGCGCCGGTGCTGGTGTTGTCCAACTCCCTGGGCACCGACCTGCACATGTGGGACGCGCAGATCCCGGCCTTCACCCAGCACTTCCAGGTGCTGCGCTACGACACCCGTGGCCACGGCAAGTCCCTGGTCAGCGAAGGCCCCTACAGCATCGAGCAGCTGGGCGGCGACGTGCTGGCCCTGCTAGACGCCCTGGACATCCAGAAGGCGAGCTTCTGCGGCCTGTCCATGGGCGGCCTGATCGGCCAGTGGCTGGCCATCAACGCCCCTGAGCGCATCGAGCGCCTGGTGCTGTGCAACACCGCCGCCAAGATCGGCACCCCGGAAGTCTGGAACCCGCGCATCGACACCGTGCTGTCCGGCGGCGCCCAGGCCATGCGCGACCTGCGCGATGCCTCGATTTCCCGCTGGTTCACCCCGGACTTCGCCGAGGCCCAGCCGGCCAAGGTCGAGCCCATTGTCGGCATGCTGGCGCAGACCTCCCCCGAGGGCTACGCCGCCAACTGCGCCGCCGTGCGCGACGCCGACTACCGTGAACAACTGGGCGCCGTGCGTGCCCCGACCCTGGTGGTCTGCGGCAGCGGCGACCCGGTGACCACCACCGAGCATGGCCGCTTCATGCAGGAACGCATCCAGGGTGCCGAGCTGGTGGAATTCCACGCCGCGCACCTGTCCAACGTGCAGGCCGGCGATGCCTTCAGCCAGCGCGTGCTGGATTTCCTCAAAGCCTGATTCACTTCCGGGGGAGCGAGAGCTTTCGCGAGCAGAGCTCGCTCCTACGGCCCCATTCGAGGAGTTCGCAATGGACGAGAAAGAACGCTACGAAGCCGGCATGCAGGTGCGCCGCGCGGTACTGGGCGACGCCCATGTGGACCGCAGCCTGCAGAACCTCACGCCGTTCAACGAAGAGTTCCAGGAAATGATCACCCGCCATGCCTGGGGTGATATCTGGACCCGCCCGGGCCTGCCCCGGCACACCCGCAGCCTGATCACCATCGCCATGCTCATCGGCATGAACCGCGAGGGCGAGCTGAAGCTCCACCTGCGCGCGGCGAAGAACAATGGCGTCACCCGCGAAGAGATCAAGGAAGTGATCATGCAGAGTGCCATCTACTGCGGTATCCCCGCGGCCAACGCGACCTTCCACCTGGCCGAGGCCGCGTGGGACGAGCTTGGGGTGGAATCGCTGCAAGACTGAGCCGTAGCAAGACGAAACGCCGCCCGGACCACGCATCCGGGCGGCGTTTTTTATTGGGGGCATTGTTTTCTTGTAGGGGCGAATTCATTCGCCAAGGGCGACGTAGTCGCCCCTTGATAAGACCCTGGGCAGGCCTTCGGCCTGCTTGGCGATTGAAATCGCCCCCACAGAAAGGCCAGGGCGACCCGTGTCAGGCATCCCACTCCGGTGCGAACTCCGGGCTGACCACACGCTTGCCCTTGGGCAGGGCGGCGATCAGGGCGCGGTCGGCGTCGTCCAGTTGCACCTTCAGGGCATCCAGGTTGGCCTGCTGGTTGGCGCGGCTGGAGGCTTTCGGGATGGCGGCCACGCCGTCCTGGTCCAGCAGCCATTTCAGCGCCACCTGGCTCGGCAGCACGCCGTGCTTGGCGGCGATCTCGCGGATCGCCGGTTGCTCGGCGGCCAGGCCACGGGCCAAGGGGGTGTAGGCGGTCAGCGCCAGGCCGTGGGCGCGGGCGTAGTCCAGCAAGTGTTGCTGGTCGAGCAGCACGTGGTACTCCACCTGGATGGCCGAGAGGGGCGCGCCCAGCTCTTCCACCACCTGGCGCAGCAGGGCCAGGGGGAAGTTGGCGACGCCGATGTTGCGCGCCTTGCCTTCCTCGCGCAGGGCGACCAGGGTCTCGATGCTGCGCCGCAGGTCCCAGTCCTTCGCCGGCCAATGGATCATGAACAGGTCCACTTGCTCCGTGCCCAGGGCGCGCAGGCTGTCCTCCAGGGATTGGCGCATGGCGGCCGGCTGCAGCTTGTCCCACCAGACCTTGGTGGTCAGGTGGATGGCCTCGCGGGGCACCTGGGTCTGGCGCAGGGCCTGGCCCACGGCGTCCTCGTTCTCGTAGGCGGGGGCGGTATCGATATGGCGGTAACCCAGTTCCAGTGCCTGGACGACGGCAGCGGTGCATTCCTCGCCCTTCATCGGCCAGGTGCCCAGTCCCAGCTGGGGCATGTGCAGTCCGTTGGCGGTGGTCAGCGTGCGCATGGATGACTCCTTGTTCATTGGGGGGTGGCGCCGGCCGCGTGGCGGCCGGCGATGTAGCCGAAGGTCATGGCCGGCCCGAGGTTGATCCCGCCGGAGGGGTAGTGCCCGCCGAGGACGCTGGCCATGTCGGTACCTGCTGCATAGAGTCCGGGAATCGGCACGCCGTTCCCATCCAGCACCCGCGCCTGGCCATCGGTGCGCAGGCCGGCGAAGGTGCCGAAGCACCCGGGCTGCACTTTCACCGCATAGAAAGGCCCGTGCTCGATGGGCGCCACGCAGGGGTTGGGGCCGCTGTGCAGGGCATCGCCGGCGCGGCGGTTGAAGGGCGTGCTGCCGCGGCCAAACTCGGGGTCCTGGCCCTGGCGCGCGTGGTGGTTGAACGCCGCCACTGTGGTGGTCAGGCCCGCCGGATCGATGCCGCAGGCCTGCGCCAGTTCCACCAGGGTCCTGCCGCGCTTGAGGTAGCCATTGCGCAGGTGCGGCCAGAGCGGCAGCGGCGCGGGACGGGCGAAGCCCAGGCCGTAGCGGCGCTGGAAACGGTGGTCGCAGATCAGCCAGGAGCAGCTTTCCTCACCCTCGGGCAGCGCCTGGTTCATGGCGTCGACATAGTCGTAGTAGCCGCCGGCCTCGTTGACGAAGCGCTTGCCGTCCTTCAGCACGCCGATGATCCCGGGCTTGCCGCGATCGATGATGTGGGGGAAGTGGCCGACGCTGCCGTCGGGGTAGGGCACCTTGGAAACCGGGGCCCAGGCCACCGGGGAACGCAGGTCCTCGGCGACCCGGCCACCGGCGGACTCGCCCAGGCGCAGGCCGTCGCCGGAGCAGGACAGCGGGGGCAGGGCGAGGTTGTCGTGGCCGCTGGCATCGCGGGGGAACAGTGCCTTGCGCCGTGCCGGGTCATTGGGGAAGCCGCCGGCGGCCAGCACCACGGCGCGGGCGCGAATGGACAGCTCGGCGCCGCCCTGTTCCACCACGGCGCCACGTACCCGGCCGTCTTCCAGTATCAAGCGCTTGGCCGGCGTCGATTCCATCAGTCGCACGCCCAGGTCGTTGGCGGACTTGGCCAGGCGCGCCACCAGGGCCACGCCGTTGACCAGGTGCATGGCGCGGCCGTAGCGGGCCAGGTGGTAGAGGTGGGTGGTGAAGCGCCGGGTCACATGGATGAACGCGCGCAGGGAGCGGGTCATGCCGAGGAAGGCGGCCAGGTCGGCACCGGCCATGATCGGCATGCCGATGAAGGAAGTTTCGCGCATGGTCTTGCGCAGGCGCGGCAACAGGTCGCCGACCTCGCGGGCGTCGTAGGGCGCGGCGATCACCTGGTGCCCACCGGTGGCGGCGCCGGGGGTGTCGCCATGCATGTCCGGGATAGCGTTGCCGTCGACGAACTGCAGCGCGGTGTGCTGTTCGAAGAAACCGACCATTTCCGGGCAGGCTTCGAGGAAGGCGTCCACCAGTTCCGGGCGGAAGTGCTCGCCCAGTTCATTGCGCAGGTAGCTGCGCGGTTGCTCGAGGTCTTCCTCGATGCCGGCGCGACGTGCCAGCGGATTGCGCGGCACCCACATCCAGCCGCCGGACCAGGCGGTGGCGCCGCCGAACACCGGTGCCTTCTCCAGGACAATCACCTTCTGCCCGTGATGGGCCGCCGTAACCGCAGCGGCGAGGCCCGCCGCGCCGGAGCCGATGACCAGCAGGTCGCATTCGAGGCTGTTTGGGGTAGGGCTTGCGGCAGGCATTTCGGTAGATCCTTAAATAGTGGAACCATGTTCCGTATTTTATGGATGGCCTTCGCAGGTACCAAGCGAAAGCGTCTGGAAATGGCCGGTCAGCGAACGGAATAGGCGCTGGCGCTAGTCGTAGGATGGGTAGAGCGAAGCGAAACCCATCAGCGGGGTTCGATGGGTTTCGCAATACCCGGCTCCATAAAAAAGCCCGCCGAAGAGGCGGGCCAAAGGGGTCATTGCACGCAGACCAAAGGATCAGAGGATCGACAGCGGGTAGCTGATGATCAGGCGGTTCTCGTCGAATTCGTTGTTGTTGAAGTCGCGGCGGATGCTGGAGTTGCGCCAGCGCACGTTGAGCGCCTTGAGCGCACCGCTCTGCACGGTGTAGCCCAGCTCGCTTTCCCGGACCCATTCCTTGCCGTCGGTGACCGCGCCCACTTCGGCGTCCTCGCCGCTGATGTAGCGGTTCATCAGGGTCAGGCCGGGTACGCCGAGGGCGGCGAAGTTGTAGTCGTGGCGCACCTGCCAGGACTTCTCCCGGGCGTTGTCGAAACTGGAGTTGTAGCTGTCGTTGGCCAGGGTGCCGCCGCTGGTGCCGTTGACGCGCATCCAGGCGTCGTCGCCGCCGACGCGTTGCAGGCCGACATAGAAGGTGTGGCCGCCGTACTTGGCCGAGAGCAGGGCGGACCAGGTGTGGTTGTCCAGGTCGCCGGCCAGGGCGCTGCCGTTTTCCTTGCCGTTGAAGTAGCCGAGGTTGGCGCCCAGGGTCCAGTCGCCCACCGGCTGGCTGTGCATCACCTGCAGGTATTGTTGCTGGTAGATGTCTTCCAGCTCGGCGTACCACAGGCCCACCAGGGTGCGCTTCTCGTTGAAGGCGTATTCGCCGCCGGCGAAGTTGAAGCGGTCGGAGG is a genomic window of Pseudomonas resinovorans NBRC 106553 containing:
- a CDS encoding FAD-dependent oxidoreductase, whose protein sequence is MPAASPTPNSLECDLLVIGSGAAGLAAAVTAAHHGQKVIVLEKAPVFGGATAWSGGWMWVPRNPLARRAGIEEDLEQPRSYLRNELGEHFRPELVDAFLEACPEMVGFFEQHTALQFVDGNAIPDMHGDTPGAATGGHQVIAAPYDAREVGDLLPRLRKTMRETSFIGMPIMAGADLAAFLGMTRSLRAFIHVTRRFTTHLYHLARYGRAMHLVNGVALVARLAKSANDLGVRLMESTPAKRLILEDGRVRGAVVEQGGAELSIRARAVVLAAGGFPNDPARRKALFPRDASGHDNLALPPLSCSGDGLRLGESAGGRVAEDLRSPVAWAPVSKVPYPDGSVGHFPHIIDRGKPGIIGVLKDGKRFVNEAGGYYDYVDAMNQALPEGEESCSWLICDHRFQRRYGLGFARPAPLPLWPHLRNGYLKRGRTLVELAQACGIDPAGLTTTVAAFNHHARQGQDPEFGRGSTPFNRRAGDALHSGPNPCVAPIEHGPFYAVKVQPGCFGTFAGLRTDGQARVLDGNGVPIPGLYAAGTDMASVLGGHYPSGGINLGPAMTFGYIAGRHAAGATPQ
- a CDS encoding OprD family porin, which codes for MNPIRRQPQRFVPCILAAAVTLAALPVQAADEHGFVEDATVGLNLRNFYINRNFVNPTNPQSKAEEWTQNFILDARSGFTEGPVGFGVDMLGLLSVKLDGGRGTRGTQLLPVHSDGRPADDFGRLGVAGKMRVSKTELKVGEWMPVLPILRSDDGRSLPQTFRGGQVTSQEIDGLTLYGGQFRQNSPRNDASMEDMSMNGRAAFTSDRFNFAGGEYAFNEKRTLVGLWYAELEDIYQQQYLQVMHSQPVGDWTLGANLGYFNGKENGSALAGDLDNHTWSALLSAKYGGHTFYVGLQRVGGDDAWMRVNGTSGGTLANDSYNSSFDNAREKSWQVRHDYNFAALGVPGLTLMNRYISGEDAEVGAVTDGKEWVRESELGYTVQSGALKALNVRWRNSSIRRDFNNNEFDENRLIISYPLSIL